A single window of Mycobacterium sp. ITM-2016-00318 DNA harbors:
- a CDS encoding acyltransferase family protein has translation MTLAPPRPAAVTAVTPPKGASAADRKSGFYRHDLDGLRGIAIALVAVFHVWFGRVSGGVDVFLALSGFFFGGRLLRTALTSGASLSPVPEITRLVRRLLPALVVVLAAAGVLTILIQPETRWETFADQSLASLGYYQNWELANTAADYLRAGEAVSPLQHIWSMSVQGQFYIAFLALTFGFALLFRKILGRHMRAALVVLLTVLTVASFVYAIFAHNVDQATAYYNSFARGWELLLGALVGAVIGYIRWPMWLRTTVALVALAAILSCGALINGVKEFPGPWALVPVGATMLFILAGANRLADPHTGGRLPLPNRLLAAKPFVWLGSIAYSLYLWHWPLLIFWLVYADRPHAEFFDGAGVLLLSGLLAFLTTKYVEKPLRYRSAGAATANLPWGRLPSRRRMRRPTLVLGSIVAALAVGLTVTSFSWREHIGVQQANAEQLGSLESLDYPGAHVLLDNAPVPDAPMRPTVLEATQDLPETTEDGCISDFDTVDVISCSYGDQSASHTIALAGGSHAEHWITALDLLGKLHHFKVTTYLKMGCPLTTEEVPLVMGDNRPYPKCHTWNESAMKKIIADRPDYVFTTATRPWNTRTGDVMPGTYVGIWEELSDNGIPILAMRDTPWLVRGGVPFFPADCLADGGNGISCGIRRSVVLSKTNPTLTWVNRFPLLKPLDLSDAVCRRDVCRAIEGNVLIYHDSHHISKTYMRTMADELGRQIAAATHWW, from the coding sequence ATGACCCTCGCCCCGCCCCGGCCGGCAGCGGTTACCGCAGTCACGCCCCCCAAGGGCGCGTCGGCGGCTGACCGCAAGTCCGGCTTCTACCGCCACGACCTCGACGGCCTTCGCGGAATCGCGATCGCCCTCGTCGCGGTGTTTCATGTCTGGTTCGGTCGGGTCTCCGGTGGCGTGGACGTCTTCCTCGCGCTGTCCGGCTTCTTCTTCGGCGGGCGCCTGCTACGTACCGCCCTAACGTCGGGCGCATCGCTGTCACCGGTTCCCGAGATCACCCGGCTTGTTCGCCGCCTACTGCCCGCCCTTGTCGTGGTGTTGGCCGCGGCGGGAGTTCTGACCATTCTCATCCAGCCCGAAACCCGCTGGGAGACGTTCGCCGACCAGAGCTTGGCCAGCCTCGGCTACTACCAGAACTGGGAACTGGCCAACACCGCCGCGGACTATCTGCGGGCAGGTGAAGCGGTCAGCCCGCTGCAACACATCTGGTCGATGTCCGTCCAAGGCCAGTTCTATATCGCGTTCCTCGCGTTGACCTTCGGTTTCGCCCTGCTGTTCCGCAAGATTCTCGGCAGACACATGCGTGCGGCGCTCGTCGTGCTGCTGACCGTGCTGACCGTCGCTTCATTCGTGTACGCGATCTTCGCGCACAACGTCGATCAGGCGACGGCGTACTACAACAGCTTCGCGCGCGGGTGGGAGCTGCTGCTCGGGGCGTTGGTCGGTGCCGTGATCGGTTACATCCGCTGGCCCATGTGGCTGCGGACGACGGTTGCGCTGGTGGCCCTCGCCGCGATTCTGTCCTGCGGCGCTCTCATCAACGGCGTCAAGGAGTTCCCTGGACCGTGGGCGCTCGTGCCGGTGGGCGCCACCATGCTGTTCATCCTCGCCGGCGCCAACCGGCTCGCCGACCCTCACACCGGCGGCAGGCTGCCGCTGCCCAATCGGTTGCTGGCTGCGAAGCCGTTCGTGTGGCTCGGGTCCATCGCCTACTCGCTCTACCTCTGGCACTGGCCGCTGCTGATCTTCTGGCTCGTCTACGCCGATCGACCGCACGCGGAATTCTTCGACGGCGCGGGTGTGCTGCTGTTGTCCGGCCTACTCGCGTTCCTGACGACGAAGTACGTCGAGAAGCCGCTGCGATACCGATCCGCCGGTGCCGCCACGGCGAACCTCCCGTGGGGCAGGCTTCCGTCGCGCCGGCGGATGCGCAGGCCGACGCTGGTGCTCGGCTCGATCGTGGCCGCGCTCGCGGTGGGGCTGACGGTGACCTCGTTCTCCTGGCGTGAACACATCGGAGTGCAGCAGGCCAACGCCGAGCAGCTGGGCAGCCTGGAGTCGCTCGACTACCCCGGGGCGCACGTGCTTCTCGACAACGCTCCGGTTCCTGACGCGCCGATGCGGCCGACGGTCCTCGAGGCGACGCAGGATCTTCCTGAGACCACCGAGGACGGCTGCATCAGCGACTTCGACACCGTCGACGTGATCAGCTGCAGCTACGGCGATCAGTCGGCGTCGCACACCATCGCGCTGGCAGGCGGATCGCACGCCGAGCACTGGATCACCGCGCTGGACCTGCTGGGCAAGCTGCACCACTTCAAGGTGACCACCTACCTCAAGATGGGCTGCCCGCTCACCACCGAAGAGGTACCGCTGGTGATGGGCGACAACCGGCCCTACCCCAAGTGCCACACCTGGAACGAGTCGGCGATGAAGAAGATCATCGCCGATCGGCCCGACTACGTGTTCACCACCGCGACCCGGCCGTGGAACACCAGGACCGGCGACGTGATGCCGGGCACCTACGTCGGCATCTGGGAAGAGCTGTCCGACAACGGCATTCCGATTCTGGCGATGCGCGACACCCCATGGCTGGTGCGCGGAGGCGTGCCGTTCTTCCCCGCGGACTGCCTCGCCGACGGTGGCAACGGGATCTCGTGTGGGATCAGGCGCTCCGTTGTGCTGTCCAAGACCAACCCCACGCTGACGTGGGTGAATCGGTTCCCGCTGCTGAAACCGCTGGACCTCAGCGATGCGGTGTGCCGAAGAGACGTATGCCGCGCGATCGAGGGAAACGTGCTGATCTACCACGATTCTCACCACATCTCGAAGACGTATATGCGCACGATGGCCGACGAGCTGGGACGCCAGATCGCAGCCGCCACCCACTGGTGGTGA
- a CDS encoding adenosylmethionine--8-amino-7-oxononanoate transaminase translates to MSLVAPLGSFPVPALTPAEISAIDAAHVWHPYSTIGAESMPPAVAVGANGAWLTLVDGDKRLEVLDAMSSWWTAIHGHGHPSLDYAIASQLSRMNHVMFGGLTHEPAARLAQLLVEITPDGLDTVFFSDSGSVSVEVAVKMALQYQRSLGRPDKHRLMTWRGGYHGDTFAPMSVCDPDGGMHALWTDILAHQVFAPQVPGDYDTAYIAAFEAQLAGHADELAAVIVEPVVQGAGGMRFHDPRYLTDLRDICDRHQVLLIFDEIATGFGRTGTLFAAEHADVRPDIMCVGKALTGGYLSLAATLCTTEIAHTISSHEPGALMHGPTFMANALACSVAVASVELLLGQDWRTRVSEIETGLRAGLEPARGLSGVADVRVLGAIGVVEMAEPVDMPVATAAALKHGIWLRPFRNLVYAMPPYICTPDEIGQITSAMVGVARALT, encoded by the coding sequence ATGTCGCTCGTCGCGCCATTAGGCTCATTTCCCGTGCCCGCGTTGACCCCCGCTGAAATCAGCGCCATCGACGCCGCCCACGTGTGGCACCCGTACAGCACGATCGGCGCCGAGTCGATGCCGCCGGCGGTGGCCGTCGGGGCCAACGGGGCGTGGTTGACGCTGGTCGACGGCGACAAGCGGCTCGAGGTGCTCGACGCGATGAGTTCGTGGTGGACCGCCATCCACGGCCACGGCCATCCATCTCTCGACTACGCGATCGCTTCGCAGTTGTCGCGAATGAACCACGTCATGTTCGGTGGCCTCACCCACGAGCCCGCAGCCCGCCTGGCGCAGCTGCTCGTCGAAATCACCCCGGACGGCCTCGACACCGTATTCTTCAGCGACTCCGGATCGGTGTCGGTCGAGGTGGCTGTGAAGATGGCGTTGCAGTACCAACGCAGTCTCGGCCGCCCGGACAAGCACCGGCTGATGACGTGGCGCGGCGGCTACCACGGCGACACCTTCGCGCCGATGAGCGTCTGTGACCCCGATGGCGGCATGCATGCGCTGTGGACCGACATCCTGGCCCATCAGGTCTTCGCGCCCCAGGTGCCCGGCGATTACGACACCGCGTACATCGCCGCATTCGAAGCGCAGCTGGCCGGGCACGCCGACGAGCTCGCCGCCGTCATCGTGGAGCCCGTCGTCCAGGGTGCCGGCGGTATGCGCTTCCACGACCCCCGCTATCTGACCGACCTGCGCGACATCTGCGACCGCCACCAGGTACTGCTGATCTTCGACGAGATCGCCACCGGCTTCGGGCGCACCGGGACGCTGTTCGCGGCCGAGCACGCGGACGTCCGCCCCGACATCATGTGCGTCGGCAAGGCGCTGACCGGCGGCTACCTCAGCCTGGCCGCCACTTTGTGCACAACAGAGATCGCGCACACCATCAGCAGCCACGAACCGGGCGCCCTCATGCACGGACCGACCTTCATGGCCAACGCGCTGGCATGCTCGGTGGCGGTGGCCTCGGTCGAACTGCTGCTCGGCCAGGATTGGCGCACAAGGGTTTCGGAGATCGAAACGGGTCTGCGCGCCGGTCTCGAGCCCGCGCGCGGCCTGTCGGGCGTCGCGGATGTGCGGGTGCTCGGCGCCATCGGCGTCGTCGAGATGGCCGAGCCGGTCGACATGCCGGTGGCGACGGCGGCGGCGCTGAAGCACGGCATCTGGCTGCGCCCGTTCCGCAATCTGGTGTACGCCATGCCGCCCTACATCTGCACGCCGGACGAGATCGGCCAGATCACCTCGGCGATGGTCGGCGTGGCGCGTGCACTAACCTGA
- a CDS encoding 8-amino-7-oxononanoate synthase — MTRVSVSPLAWLDDVEKQRRAAGLRRSLRARPPVGTELDLASNDYLGLSQHPDVIDGGVAALRTWGAGSSGSRLVTGNTELHEGFETALADFVGAQSALVFSSGYTANLGAVVALSGPGSLLVSDAYTHASLVDACRLSRARVAVTPHRDVAAVKDALASRDEDRAVVITDSVFSADGDLAPLRELHDVCRRHGALLIVDEAHGLGVRGTGGRGLLEEVGLAGAPDVVMTVTMSKALGAQGGAVLGSAAVREHLIDSARPFIFDTGLAPAAVGAAWAALRVLAAEPWRAQNVLRFANELADVCDVPDRPESAVVSVILGAPEVALAAATECLARGVRVGCFRPPTVPAGTSRLRLTARASLSKDEMTVARAVLTEVLSTARQ; from the coding sequence GTGACCCGAGTGAGCGTCTCCCCGTTGGCCTGGCTGGACGACGTGGAGAAGCAGCGTCGCGCGGCCGGGTTGCGTCGCTCGCTGCGCGCGCGCCCGCCGGTCGGCACCGAACTCGACCTGGCGTCCAACGACTATCTCGGCCTTTCCCAGCACCCCGACGTGATCGACGGCGGCGTCGCCGCCCTGCGCACCTGGGGCGCGGGCTCATCGGGCTCCCGGCTGGTGACCGGCAACACCGAACTGCACGAGGGCTTCGAGACCGCGCTGGCCGACTTCGTCGGCGCGCAGTCGGCGCTGGTGTTCTCTTCGGGCTACACCGCCAATCTCGGCGCCGTGGTCGCGCTGTCCGGCCCAGGGTCGCTGCTGGTGTCCGATGCCTACACCCACGCGTCCCTCGTCGATGCCTGCCGGTTATCGCGGGCACGGGTGGCGGTGACACCGCATCGCGACGTGGCGGCGGTGAAGGACGCGCTTGCGTCACGCGACGAGGACCGCGCCGTCGTGATCACCGACTCGGTCTTCAGCGCGGACGGCGACCTGGCCCCGTTGCGTGAACTGCACGACGTCTGCAGGCGTCACGGCGCGCTGCTCATCGTCGACGAGGCCCACGGTCTCGGCGTGCGCGGGACCGGCGGGCGCGGCCTGCTCGAGGAGGTCGGCCTTGCCGGAGCACCCGACGTCGTGATGACCGTGACGATGTCCAAGGCGCTGGGCGCGCAGGGCGGGGCGGTGCTCGGATCCGCCGCCGTGCGCGAGCACCTGATCGACTCCGCGCGGCCGTTCATCTTCGACACCGGGCTGGCCCCTGCCGCGGTCGGTGCGGCATGGGCGGCCCTGCGCGTCCTGGCGGCCGAGCCGTGGCGCGCGCAGAACGTGCTGCGGTTCGCCAACGAACTGGCCGATGTGTGCGACGTCCCCGACCGCCCGGAGTCGGCGGTGGTTTCGGTGATACTCGGTGCGCCAGAGGTCGCCCTCGCCGCGGCGACCGAATGTCTCGCGCGCGGCGTGCGCGTCGGATGCTTCCGACCGCCGACCGTGCCCGCAGGCACGTCGCGGCTGCGGCTCACGGCGCGGGCGTCGCTCTCGAAGGACGAGATGACGGTGGCGCGCGCTGTGCTCACGGAAGTGCTGTCGACGGCTCGCCAGTGA
- the bioD gene encoding dethiobiotin synthase, which translates to MSILVVTGTDTGVGKTVATAALACHARLAGIDVAVCKPVQSGSADGDDDLVDVGRLAGITQLHGLTRLPEPLAPAAAAQRAGMRLPRGEEMRSMVTAVDRPDRLTLVEGAGGLLVEIGEGGATLRDLAVDLAAPVLVVARAGLGTLNHVALTLEALGAHNVWCAGLVIGAWPCDPGVIETGNRDVLSAMAPVRAVLPDGAGALAATEFESMSRTAFDPQWVRGLVG; encoded by the coding sequence GTGAGCATTCTGGTCGTCACGGGCACCGACACCGGGGTGGGCAAGACGGTGGCCACCGCGGCGCTGGCCTGTCATGCGCGGCTCGCCGGTATCGATGTCGCGGTGTGCAAGCCGGTGCAGTCCGGGTCGGCCGACGGCGACGACGACCTGGTCGATGTCGGCCGGCTCGCCGGCATCACCCAGTTACACGGACTCACACGTCTTCCGGAACCGCTGGCGCCCGCAGCCGCCGCGCAGCGGGCAGGCATGCGGTTGCCGAGGGGCGAGGAAATGCGGTCGATGGTCACCGCGGTGGACCGGCCGGACCGGCTGACCCTGGTCGAAGGAGCCGGGGGACTGCTCGTCGAGATCGGAGAGGGCGGCGCGACGCTCCGCGACCTTGCGGTCGACCTCGCCGCGCCGGTACTCGTCGTGGCCAGGGCGGGGTTGGGCACACTCAACCATGTGGCGCTGACGCTGGAAGCGCTCGGTGCACACAACGTGTGGTGTGCAGGCCTTGTCATCGGCGCGTGGCCGTGTGATCCAGGCGTCATCGAGACCGGCAATCGCGATGTGCTGTCGGCGATGGCACCGGTACGTGCCGTATTGCCCGACGGCGCAGGCGCTTTGGCTGCGACGGAGTTCGAATCGATGAGCAGGACGGCATTCGACCCGCAGTGGGTCAGGGGCCTGGTGGGCTGA
- a CDS encoding 2'-5' RNA ligase family protein, which yields MVHSVELLFDDETDAAMRRIWDELTETGVRSLAGSTSPSNRPHVTLAVAEHMDDGVHDALRPLLRKLPLACTIGAPMLFGRGPFTLVRLLIPSAELLALQAAVHDVCLPYMSPGPLPHAAPGHWTPHVTMARRVKTEKLADALSVQRMSRDRRATAVAIRHWDGNNRVEHAITQ from the coding sequence ATGGTCCACTCCGTCGAATTGCTTTTCGACGATGAGACCGACGCTGCGATGCGGCGCATCTGGGACGAGCTGACCGAGACAGGGGTGCGCAGCCTGGCCGGCTCGACATCACCGAGCAACCGGCCGCACGTCACGCTGGCGGTGGCAGAGCACATGGACGACGGTGTGCACGATGCACTGCGCCCGCTGCTGCGAAAGCTGCCGTTGGCGTGCACGATCGGGGCACCGATGCTCTTCGGCCGGGGGCCGTTCACCCTCGTGCGGCTGCTGATCCCGTCGGCCGAATTGCTTGCGTTACAGGCAGCCGTGCACGACGTGTGTCTGCCGTACATGTCACCGGGCCCGCTGCCGCACGCCGCTCCCGGCCACTGGACGCCGCATGTGACCATGGCGCGGCGAGTCAAGACGGAGAAGTTGGCCGACGCGCTCTCAGTGCAACGTATGTCGCGCGACCGGCGCGCAACGGCGGTGGCGATCCGGCACTGGGACGGCAACAACCGTGTGGAGCACGCGATCACGCAGTAA
- a CDS encoding TetR/AcrR family transcriptional regulator C-terminal domain-containing protein, translated as MSVTALLITRSSPKGSSAELEQRSGYGSGVQLHKRDVVDAATAILDNYGIADLTMRRLGRELNVSPGALYWHFANKQQLLGAIADRILEPVGDITGAWQERIGGVCGRLRDALLSHTDGAELVSASFAAGQSQAMTRIVADLADAAADAGVKAAHAELAARTVVYYVLGFTADEQSRLQWDAAGADLPDDQSTLTDDAGERFGFGLALLVDGIAARRPVVGAAD; from the coding sequence ATGTCGGTCACTGCACTCCTCATTACTCGCTCTTCGCCCAAGGGCTCATCGGCCGAACTTGAACAGCGTTCAGGTTATGGTAGCGGGGTGCAGCTGCACAAACGCGATGTGGTCGATGCCGCGACGGCGATCCTGGACAACTACGGGATCGCCGATCTGACGATGCGCAGGCTGGGCCGCGAGCTCAATGTCTCCCCCGGCGCCCTGTACTGGCATTTCGCCAACAAGCAGCAGCTTCTCGGTGCGATCGCCGACCGGATCCTGGAGCCTGTCGGCGATATCACCGGGGCCTGGCAGGAACGGATCGGCGGGGTCTGCGGCCGGCTGCGCGACGCCCTGCTGTCGCACACCGACGGCGCCGAGTTGGTCTCCGCGAGCTTCGCGGCAGGTCAATCACAGGCGATGACGCGGATCGTCGCTGACCTCGCCGACGCCGCAGCCGACGCCGGCGTGAAGGCCGCACACGCCGAACTCGCGGCCCGCACGGTCGTCTACTACGTGTTGGGCTTCACCGCCGACGAGCAGTCACGACTGCAGTGGGACGCCGCGGGCGCAGACCTGCCCGACGACCAATCGACCCTCACCGACGACGCGGGTGAACGGTTCGGCTTCGGGCTCGCGCTTCTTGTCGACGGCATCGCGGCACGCCGGCCGGTTGTCGGAGCAGCCGACTAA
- the bioB gene encoding biotin synthase BioB, giving the protein MTDILTTAREQVQERGEGLTQDQVLTVLRLPDDRLDELLALAHDVRMRWCGPEVEVEGIISLKTGGCPEDCHFCSQSGLFASPVRSAWLDIPSLVEAAKQTAKSGATEFCIVAAVRGPDERLLAQVAAGIEAIRNEVDIQIACSLGMLTADQVERLSEMGVHRYNHNLETAKSFFPEVVTTHTWDERWDTLLMVREAGMEVCCGGILGMGETLEQRAEFAANLAELDPHEVPLNFLNPRPGTPFGDLDVLPASEALKAVAAFRLALPRTMLRFAGGREITLGDLGAKQGILGGINAVIVGNYLTTLGRPAESDLELLDDLQMPIKALNATI; this is encoded by the coding sequence GTGACCGACATCCTGACGACCGCCCGCGAGCAGGTGCAAGAGCGAGGTGAGGGGCTGACACAGGATCAGGTGCTGACCGTCCTGCGGCTGCCCGACGACCGCCTCGACGAGCTGCTCGCGCTGGCCCACGACGTACGCATGCGGTGGTGCGGCCCCGAGGTCGAGGTCGAGGGCATCATCAGCCTCAAGACCGGCGGCTGCCCCGAGGACTGTCACTTCTGCTCGCAGTCCGGGCTCTTCGCCTCCCCGGTGCGCAGCGCCTGGCTGGACATCCCCAGCCTGGTGGAAGCCGCCAAGCAGACCGCGAAGTCCGGTGCGACGGAGTTCTGCATCGTGGCCGCCGTGCGCGGCCCCGACGAGCGCCTGCTCGCCCAGGTTGCCGCCGGCATCGAGGCGATCCGCAACGAGGTTGACATCCAGATCGCCTGCTCGCTGGGCATGCTGACGGCCGATCAGGTCGAACGGCTGTCCGAGATGGGCGTACACCGGTACAACCACAACCTCGAGACGGCCAAGTCCTTCTTCCCCGAGGTCGTCACCACCCACACCTGGGACGAGCGCTGGGACACGCTGCTGATGGTCCGCGAAGCCGGCATGGAGGTGTGCTGCGGAGGCATCCTCGGCATGGGGGAGACCCTCGAGCAGCGCGCCGAATTCGCGGCCAACCTGGCTGAGCTCGACCCCCACGAGGTTCCGCTGAACTTCCTCAACCCTCGCCCGGGCACGCCCTTCGGCGATCTGGACGTGCTGCCGGCGTCGGAGGCCCTCAAGGCCGTGGCGGCGTTCCGGCTCGCGCTGCCGCGCACGATGCTGCGCTTCGCGGGCGGTCGCGAGATCACGCTCGGCGACCTCGGAGCCAAGCAGGGCATCCTGGGCGGTATCAACGCTGTCATCGTCGGCAATTACTTGACGACGCTGGGCCGTCCCGCCGAATCCGACCTCGAGTTGCTCGACGATCTGCAGATGCCGATCAAGGCGCTCAACGCCACCATCTAG
- a CDS encoding DUF2567 domain-containing protein: MNDVVGPRISRGRAAVTVVVGLAIAGVAVGALWAWIAPPIHGVIALTKSGDRVHAALGAETDNFFNAAFLFVGLLVVLAVVSAVLVWQWRPHRGPLLCAALAIGSAAAAGAAAGVGWLIVRARYDVIDIGGAPISPEHRVVYVTEAPPVFFATSGWLIATSVLFPVAMAALVYSMIAVSSARDDLGGWPPVDQPVLPPPVAAGNPLPSAG; encoded by the coding sequence ATGAATGACGTTGTAGGACCGCGAATTTCACGCGGTCGCGCTGCGGTGACGGTTGTCGTCGGTCTGGCTATCGCCGGCGTGGCGGTTGGTGCGCTCTGGGCGTGGATCGCGCCGCCGATCCATGGCGTCATCGCGTTGACCAAGAGCGGCGATCGGGTGCATGCCGCACTGGGTGCCGAGACCGACAACTTCTTCAACGCGGCGTTTTTGTTCGTGGGTCTCCTCGTGGTGCTTGCCGTGGTGAGCGCTGTGTTGGTGTGGCAGTGGCGCCCCCACCGCGGGCCGTTGTTGTGTGCGGCACTGGCCATCGGGTCAGCTGCGGCAGCCGGTGCCGCGGCAGGTGTGGGTTGGCTGATCGTGCGGGCCCGCTACGACGTCATCGACATCGGCGGTGCGCCGATATCACCGGAGCATCGCGTGGTCTACGTGACGGAGGCGCCGCCGGTGTTCTTCGCGACCTCGGGCTGGTTGATCGCGACGTCGGTTCTTTTCCCGGTGGCGATGGCCGCGCTGGTGTACTCGATGATCGCGGTGTCGTCGGCGCGCGACGATCTGGGCGGCTGGCCGCCCGTCGATCAGCCGGTGCTCCCGCCGCCGGTTGCGGCCGGAAACCCGCTGCCTTCGGCCGGCTGA
- a CDS encoding VOC family protein has translation MTDCHAGAVRYQVTDVDRAVAFYTEHFGFRVVRRPGPAFASIAKDALTLWLSGPNSSGARPLADGTRQEPGGSNRIVLQVRDLNACVASLRTHGVQFRNTAEEGPGGRQIQAEDPDGNPVELFQPAEGSGFPAATGGGSTG, from the coding sequence ATGACCGATTGCCATGCGGGAGCGGTTCGATATCAGGTGACGGACGTCGACCGTGCAGTCGCCTTCTACACCGAACACTTCGGGTTTCGCGTGGTGCGGCGGCCTGGTCCGGCCTTCGCGAGCATCGCCAAAGATGCACTCACCCTGTGGCTCAGCGGACCCAACAGCTCAGGCGCGCGCCCGCTGGCTGACGGGACCCGCCAGGAACCCGGGGGATCGAACCGGATAGTGCTCCAAGTACGCGATCTGAATGCGTGTGTCGCATCGCTGCGTACGCACGGGGTGCAATTCCGGAATACCGCCGAGGAGGGACCCGGCGGACGGCAGATCCAAGCCGAGGATCCCGACGGGAACCCGGTGGAGTTGTTTCAGCCGGCCGAAGGCAGCGGGTTTCCGGCCGCAACCGGCGGCGGGAGCACCGGCTGA
- a CDS encoding DUF6597 domain-containing transcriptional factor, with translation MYYTRHRPAPPLSDFVEFLWYLSEGPNHPTERILPGGTTELVINLRDNGISITDPQRRHPFRRFSGTVVAGPYSRYFDIDASRHSEMLGVHFKPGGARQFLGASSSELLDTHVDLDQLWNADADRLRTRACEARSPAMRFAVVECALMSRLRSDFVESDGVAGALHELLPGASTLPVGQIAERAGLSHRHLIKKFTASVGMTPKLFSRVRRFQRAMRQLRSCVPPHWSDFAVECGYADQAHMIREIRVFSGLTPVQHLSSRRIETKDDHIALAT, from the coding sequence ATGTATTACACCCGCCACCGGCCTGCGCCCCCGCTGTCCGACTTCGTCGAATTCCTCTGGTACTTGAGCGAGGGACCGAATCACCCGACGGAGCGAATACTGCCCGGCGGCACGACCGAGCTCGTCATCAATCTGCGCGACAACGGCATCAGCATCACCGATCCGCAACGGCGCCACCCGTTTCGGCGATTCTCCGGGACGGTCGTTGCGGGGCCGTACAGTCGATATTTCGACATCGACGCCAGCCGCCATTCCGAAATGCTGGGCGTCCACTTCAAACCGGGCGGTGCTCGACAGTTCCTTGGCGCATCGTCGAGCGAGCTCCTCGACACCCACGTCGACCTCGATCAACTGTGGAATGCAGACGCCGACCGGTTACGGACAAGGGCGTGTGAAGCGCGCTCGCCGGCGATGCGTTTCGCGGTGGTCGAGTGTGCTCTGATGTCGAGGCTGCGCTCCGACTTCGTCGAATCTGACGGCGTCGCCGGAGCTTTGCACGAGCTGCTACCTGGTGCGTCGACTCTTCCGGTCGGCCAGATCGCTGAGCGCGCGGGACTGAGTCATCGTCATTTGATCAAGAAGTTCACTGCAAGCGTGGGCATGACACCGAAGCTGTTCTCGCGTGTGCGCCGGTTCCAACGGGCGATGCGGCAACTGCGGTCCTGCGTGCCGCCTCACTGGTCGGACTTCGCCGTCGAATGCGGCTACGCCGATCAAGCGCACATGATCCGCGAAATCCGAGTGTTTTCGGGCCTCACGCCTGTGCAGCACCTGTCGAGCAGGCGGATCGAAACCAAGGACGATCACATAGCACTCGCCACCTAG